From one Pirellulales bacterium genomic stretch:
- a CDS encoding pre-peptidase C-terminal domain-containing protein, whose protein sequence is MLPGQDLNGIRRGLLWVLLVHCTTSVAAEARAPEYAEAVAPLLRKYCVGCHGGDEPESALSLESYAALIKGGKRGAAVIAGRDDLSRLLLTVEGQTEPRMPPADNEAPTAEEIAVLRAWIVAGAKGPEGAEPDPTQLLVPHVAPQVAPRLAITALAWSAQQKLIAVGGYREVRLLSAEDRSLVRTITGLRGEVNGVSFSADGQLLAVASGEPGLVGEATLWQPADGTLVRKIEGHRDTLYAAVLSPDGKLLATSSYDQKIRLWDTANGTELRVLDGHNGAVFDIAFSPDGRLLASASGDRTVKLWNVGDGTRLDTFGQPTKEQLTVAFSPDGRMLAGAGADNRIRLWRLSETAAEGTNPLVVTRFAHEGAILDLAFSPDGSRLATAADDRTVKLWQSSPLVERHALEQQSDWPQALAFGPDGKQLAIGRLDGSLTLVDVETAETVKPMKPDLATAEPRGLQRTAGGRIRLTGKHLVEIEQLEFEPAGPVARLAADQPATASELWIDVNVPAEAPLGSYSLRLVNPGGRSNAVRLELDDLVQAQEAEPNGAPDAGTVVTLPASVWGVLDRQGDVDHIRFEAAAGQTLVFDLRSRSLGLKLDGVLTLLDEAGHVLASNNNFDNEDDPVLSYTFTQAGVYAIRVGDQVLAGSAEHVYRLSLGELPLVTGCYPPSIPAGATTAVTLVGYNLPADAQVAVAAGNETEVAVPVDGNRFRRRRDLKVAVDTLPQTREAEPNDAADTATTMSVPGVAVGQIAGQDRADADLFRFEARVGQRWIIETDAARRGSPIDTKLEVLDAAGQPVPRMLLQATRDSYVTFRGINSSINDVRLVNWEEMELNEFLYLQGEVCRLFRLPQGPDSGFLLYAKNGARIGYFDTSPTTHAVDEPAYIVAPLPLGTTIVPNGLPVFTLHYANDDDGNRRLGSDSQIAFTAPADGQYLVRVTDVRALGDARFVYRLIVRPPQPDFALQVGGTSPQVRAGSGRSIPLALDRIDGFDGSVRVDFSGAPAGFHLTSPIVIEAGHSQAFATIWADAEAPKPAADATAQITATAEIEGRTVTKSIGTLGAIGLDAPGKLIVRLEPAEVTIRPGTTVTAQLKVERRGIDGPISFAVENLPHGVYVDNIGLNGVLIPEGQSERQIFLTARPWVPATSRTFHALATSAGSEVSPAIVLHVHRDDAVARADGD, encoded by the coding sequence ATGTTGCCAGGGCAAGACTTGAACGGCATCCGGCGCGGCCTGCTGTGGGTGCTGCTGGTGCATTGCACGACCAGCGTGGCCGCGGAGGCCAGAGCACCCGAGTATGCCGAGGCGGTAGCGCCGCTGTTGCGCAAGTACTGCGTCGGCTGCCACGGGGGCGACGAACCGGAAAGCGCGCTGTCGCTCGAGAGCTATGCCGCGCTGATCAAGGGTGGAAAACGCGGCGCCGCAGTGATCGCCGGGCGCGACGACCTCAGCCGGCTGTTGCTGACGGTCGAAGGCCAGACCGAGCCGCGGATGCCCCCGGCCGATAACGAAGCCCCGACGGCGGAAGAAATTGCCGTGCTGCGGGCATGGATCGTGGCCGGCGCGAAGGGGCCCGAGGGCGCCGAGCCCGACCCCACGCAACTGCTCGTGCCGCATGTTGCCCCGCAGGTGGCACCTCGGCTGGCGATCACGGCCCTGGCCTGGTCGGCGCAGCAAAAGCTGATTGCCGTCGGCGGCTACCGCGAAGTGCGGCTGCTGTCGGCCGAAGACCGGTCCCTGGTGCGCACCATCACGGGGCTCCGCGGCGAAGTCAACGGTGTCAGCTTCTCGGCCGATGGCCAATTGCTCGCGGTCGCTTCGGGCGAGCCTGGCCTGGTCGGAGAGGCCACGCTCTGGCAGCCGGCCGACGGGACACTGGTGCGCAAGATCGAAGGTCACCGCGACACGCTCTACGCAGCGGTCCTTTCGCCCGACGGCAAGCTGCTGGCCACTTCCAGCTATGACCAGAAGATTCGCCTGTGGGACACCGCCAACGGCACCGAGCTGCGTGTGCTCGACGGCCACAACGGCGCCGTGTTCGACATTGCGTTCAGCCCCGACGGCCGGTTGCTGGCCAGCGCGAGCGGAGATCGCACGGTCAAACTGTGGAACGTCGGCGACGGAACGCGGCTCGATACGTTCGGCCAGCCGACCAAGGAGCAACTGACCGTGGCCTTCAGTCCCGACGGCCGGATGTTGGCCGGCGCCGGGGCCGACAACCGGATCCGGCTGTGGCGCCTGAGCGAGACGGCGGCCGAAGGCACCAATCCACTCGTCGTCACGCGTTTTGCGCACGAAGGCGCGATCCTCGATCTGGCGTTTTCGCCCGACGGCAGCCGCCTGGCCACGGCCGCCGACGATCGCACGGTCAAACTGTGGCAGTCGTCGCCGCTGGTCGAACGGCATGCCCTCGAGCAACAGTCCGATTGGCCCCAGGCGCTCGCCTTTGGACCCGACGGGAAACAACTGGCCATCGGCCGGCTCGACGGCTCGTTGACGCTCGTCGACGTCGAGACTGCGGAAACCGTCAAGCCGATGAAGCCGGATCTGGCGACGGCCGAGCCGCGCGGATTGCAGCGCACGGCCGGCGGCCGCATTCGGCTGACGGGCAAGCACCTGGTGGAAATCGAGCAGCTCGAGTTTGAACCGGCCGGACCCGTCGCGCGGCTCGCGGCCGACCAGCCAGCCACGGCCAGCGAGCTGTGGATCGACGTGAACGTGCCGGCCGAAGCGCCGCTGGGGAGCTACTCCTTGCGGCTCGTCAACCCCGGGGGACGAAGCAACGCGGTCCGACTCGAACTGGACGACCTCGTGCAGGCCCAAGAGGCCGAGCCCAATGGCGCCCCCGACGCGGGCACCGTTGTCACCCTGCCGGCCAGCGTTTGGGGAGTGCTCGACCGCCAGGGCGACGTCGATCACATCCGCTTCGAGGCGGCCGCCGGCCAAACGCTAGTCTTCGATTTGCGCAGCCGCAGCTTGGGCCTGAAGCTCGACGGCGTACTCACGCTGCTGGACGAGGCCGGTCACGTGCTGGCCAGCAATAACAATTTCGACAACGAAGACGATCCGGTGCTCAGCTACACGTTTACCCAAGCCGGTGTGTATGCCATTCGCGTCGGCGACCAAGTGCTGGCCGGTTCGGCCGAGCACGTCTATCGGCTGTCGCTCGGCGAGCTGCCGTTGGTAACGGGCTGTTATCCGCCGAGCATTCCGGCCGGTGCGACCACCGCAGTGACGCTGGTGGGCTATAACCTGCCCGCCGATGCGCAAGTGGCCGTCGCAGCCGGCAACGAAACGGAGGTCGCCGTGCCGGTCGACGGCAACCGGTTTCGCCGCCGGCGCGATTTGAAGGTGGCCGTCGACACGTTGCCGCAAACGCGCGAGGCGGAACCCAACGATGCCGCCGACACGGCCACGACCATGAGCGTGCCGGGAGTGGCGGTCGGCCAAATCGCCGGCCAGGATCGGGCCGATGCAGACCTGTTCCGCTTCGAGGCCCGAGTCGGCCAGCGCTGGATCATCGAGACCGACGCGGCACGTCGCGGCTCGCCGATCGACACCAAGCTCGAAGTCCTCGATGCCGCGGGCCAGCCGGTCCCGAGGATGCTGCTCCAGGCAACGCGGGACTCGTACGTGACCTTCCGCGGCATCAACTCGTCGATCAACGACGTGCGCTTGGTGAACTGGGAAGAGATGGAACTCAACGAGTTCCTCTACCTGCAAGGCGAGGTGTGCCGGCTGTTCCGCCTGCCCCAGGGCCCCGACTCAGGGTTCTTGCTATACGCCAAGAACGGCGCGCGGATCGGTTATTTCGATACGAGCCCCACGACGCATGCCGTCGACGAGCCGGCCTATATCGTCGCGCCGCTCCCCCTGGGCACGACGATCGTGCCGAACGGACTGCCGGTATTCACGCTGCACTACGCCAACGACGACGACGGCAATCGCCGCTTGGGCAGCGACTCGCAAATTGCTTTTACCGCGCCGGCCGACGGCCAGTACCTGGTCCGCGTGACCGACGTGCGGGCCCTGGGCGACGCGCGGTTCGTGTATCGCTTGATCGTGCGCCCGCCGCAGCCCGATTTCGCGCTGCAAGTCGGCGGGACCAGTCCCCAGGTGCGTGCCGGCAGCGGCCGCAGCATTCCGCTCGCGCTCGACCGGATCGACGGTTTCGACGGCAGCGTGCGTGTAGACTTCTCGGGCGCGCCCGCCGGCTTCCACCTGACCTCGCCGATCGTGATCGAGGCCGGCCACAGCCAGGCGTTTGCCACGATCTGGGCCGACGCCGAGGCGCCCAAGCCGGCCGCGGACGCGACGGCGCAAATCACCGCGACCGCCGAGATCGAAGGACGCACCGTGACGAAGTCGATCGGCACGCTGGGCGCGATCGGCCTCGATGCGCCCGGCAAGCTCATCGTGCGGCTCGAGCCGGCCGAGGTCACGATTCGCCCCGGCACGACCGTCACGGCGCAGCTCAAAGTCGAGCGGCGCGGCATCGACGGTCCGATTTCGTTCGCCGTCGAGAACCTGCCGCACGGCGTGTACGTCGACAACATCGGATTGAATGGCGTGTTGATTCCCGAGGGTCAGAGCGAGCGACAGATCTTCTTGACGGCGCGCCCCTGGGTGCCGGCCACAAGCCGCACGTTCCACGCGTTGGCCACTTCGGCCGGCTCCGAGGTTTCGCCGGCCATCGTCTTGCACGTACACCGCGACGACGCCGTGGCCCGTGCCGACGGCGATTAG
- the hemB gene encoding porphobilinogen synthase, producing MAMKRRTLGEFPTTRMRRLRTNPALRALARESRLDPGQMILPLFVRPGTRLRQPISSMPGHAQLSVDEAAIEAAEAAKLGLGGVILFGIPSAKDAQGTGALVDDGIVPQAIRAIKQAAPTLLVVTDVCCCEYTDHGHCGVLEHRHGRVDVDNDATLELLGRQAVCHAAAGADLVAPSGMMDGMVGAIRGALDRAGHAQVPILSYAAKYASAFYGPFREAAESAPQAGDRRGYQMDPAAAAEQAVREVELDLAEGADLIMVKPALAYLDILRLVHEKFPGVPLAAYNVSGEFSMVKAAAAQGWIDERAVALEILTAIRRAGANIVLTYWAKDVARWLA from the coding sequence ATGGCGATGAAGCGACGAACGCTGGGCGAATTCCCCACGACCCGCATGCGGCGGTTACGTACCAACCCCGCGCTACGAGCGCTGGCGCGCGAATCGCGCCTCGACCCCGGCCAGATGATTCTGCCGCTGTTCGTGCGGCCGGGCACCAGGCTGCGACAGCCGATCTCGTCGATGCCGGGCCATGCCCAGTTGTCCGTCGACGAGGCCGCAATCGAAGCCGCCGAGGCGGCGAAGCTCGGGCTGGGCGGGGTGATCCTGTTTGGGATTCCCAGCGCGAAGGATGCCCAAGGCACCGGGGCATTGGTCGACGACGGCATCGTGCCGCAGGCGATTCGCGCGATCAAGCAGGCGGCGCCCACGCTGCTTGTGGTCACCGACGTCTGCTGCTGCGAATACACCGACCACGGGCACTGCGGCGTGCTCGAACATCGCCACGGCCGGGTCGATGTCGACAACGACGCCACGCTCGAGCTGCTCGGCCGGCAGGCGGTTTGTCATGCGGCGGCCGGCGCCGACCTGGTGGCTCCGAGCGGGATGATGGACGGCATGGTCGGCGCCATTCGCGGAGCCCTCGATCGAGCCGGTCACGCGCAAGTGCCGATCCTGAGCTACGCGGCCAAGTACGCTAGCGCGTTTTACGGTCCGTTTCGCGAGGCGGCCGAAAGCGCGCCGCAAGCGGGCGACCGGCGCGGCTATCAAATGGACCCCGCGGCCGCCGCCGAGCAGGCCGTGCGCGAAGTCGAGCTCGATCTGGCCGAAGGCGCCGACTTGATCATGGTCAAGCCGGCGCTGGCCTATCTCGACATCCTACGCCTGGTGCACGAGAAGTTTCCTGGCGTACCCTTGGCCGCATACAACGTCTCGGGCGAGTTCAGCATGGTCAAGGCGGCCGCGGCCCAAGGGTGGATCGACGAACGCGCCGTCGCCCTGGAAATCCTCACGGCCATTCGCCGGGCCGGCGCCAACATCGTGCTCACCTACTGGGCCAAGGACGTCGCACGCTGGCTGGCATGA
- the hemL gene encoding glutamate-1-semialdehyde 2,1-aminomutase, which produces MTHFAPLSHAAFERARRLIPGGVNSPARAFGGVGGEPLFIDRAAGAYLWDLEGRRYIDYIGSWGPMILGHAHPRVTAALTAAIARGTSYGAPTEAESRLAELIVASVPSVEMVRLVNSGTEATMSAIRLARGFTGRDVIVKFAGNYHGHVDSLLVAAGSAAATLGVPNSPGVTAGTVQDTLVLEFNDVAGLDAAFAAHGPRIAGVIFEPVVGNMGLVAPEPEFLRALRELTRRAGALLICDEVMTGFRLALGGAQARFGIEPDLTTLGKIIGGGLPVGAYGGRAEIMQHVLPAGRVFQAGTLSGNPLATAAGIATLEELREHPPYERLELLAARLATGLDEAATRAGVPHCVQRVGSMLTLFFHPGPVRHWSDAAQARTDLFAQYFWGLIERGVYMPCSQYEALFVSAAHSDADLAATLAAASEVLAGLPR; this is translated from the coding sequence ATGACGCATTTCGCTCCGCTAAGCCACGCCGCGTTCGAGCGCGCGCGGCGCCTGATCCCCGGTGGCGTAAACAGCCCGGCCCGCGCTTTTGGCGGCGTGGGGGGCGAGCCGCTGTTCATCGATCGAGCCGCAGGCGCCTACCTTTGGGACCTCGAGGGCCGGCGCTACATCGACTACATCGGCTCCTGGGGCCCGATGATTCTGGGGCATGCCCATCCTCGCGTGACTGCGGCCCTGACCGCGGCGATCGCGCGCGGGACCAGCTACGGCGCGCCGACCGAGGCCGAGAGCCGGCTCGCCGAGTTGATCGTCGCGTCGGTCCCGAGCGTCGAGATGGTCCGGCTGGTGAATTCCGGCACCGAAGCGACGATGAGTGCGATTCGCCTCGCGCGCGGTTTCACTGGGCGCGACGTGATCGTCAAATTCGCCGGCAACTACCATGGCCACGTCGACAGCCTGCTGGTCGCGGCAGGCAGCGCCGCGGCCACACTCGGAGTGCCCAATTCGCCCGGCGTTACGGCGGGCACCGTGCAGGACACGCTGGTGCTCGAATTCAACGACGTCGCGGGGCTCGATGCGGCCTTTGCCGCGCATGGCCCTCGGATCGCCGGAGTGATCTTCGAGCCAGTCGTGGGAAATATGGGACTGGTCGCGCCCGAGCCGGAATTCCTCCGGGCCTTGCGCGAGCTGACGCGGCGCGCCGGCGCGTTGCTCATTTGCGACGAGGTCATGACGGGCTTTCGCCTGGCACTGGGCGGGGCCCAAGCGCGGTTCGGTATCGAGCCCGATCTGACCACGCTGGGCAAGATCATCGGCGGCGGCTTGCCGGTGGGGGCCTACGGCGGACGGGCCGAGATCATGCAGCACGTGTTGCCGGCCGGGCGCGTGTTCCAGGCGGGAACGCTCAGCGGCAATCCCTTGGCCACGGCGGCCGGCATCGCCACGCTGGAGGAGCTGCGCGAACATCCGCCTTACGAACGACTCGAGCTGCTCGCCGCACGGCTCGCCACGGGTCTGGACGAGGCTGCCACGCGCGCCGGCGTGCCGCACTGCGTCCAACGCGTGGGCAGCATGCTGACGCTGTTCTTCCATCCCGGCCCGGTGCGCCATTGGAGCGACGCGGCCCAGGCGCGCACCGACCTGTTCGCGCAGTATTTCTGGGGGCTGATCGAGCGCGGCGTGTACATGCCGTGCAGCCAATACGAAGCACTGTTCGTCTCGGCGGCCCACTCCGATGCCGATCTGGCCGCGACGCTCGCCGCGGCGAGCGAGGTGCTCGCCGGGCTGCCGCGGTAG
- the bcp gene encoding thioredoxin-dependent thiol peroxidase → MADWIEAGKKAPDFTLQADDGAKVKLSNLRGKPVVLYFYPKDDTPGCTREACAFRDRKTVLTKLGAQVLGVSPDSVASHVKFRDKFELNFPLLADPEHAVAEKYGAWREKNMYGKKSMGIQRSTFLIDAEGKVAKVWKKVSVDGHDEEVIAALKELSAD, encoded by the coding sequence ATGGCTGACTGGATTGAGGCCGGCAAGAAGGCCCCCGATTTCACCCTGCAGGCAGACGACGGTGCGAAAGTGAAGCTCTCCAACCTGCGTGGCAAGCCGGTGGTGCTGTACTTCTATCCGAAGGACGACACTCCCGGCTGCACCCGCGAGGCGTGTGCCTTTCGCGACCGCAAGACGGTCCTCACCAAGCTGGGAGCCCAAGTCCTCGGCGTCAGCCCCGATTCGGTCGCCAGCCATGTGAAATTCCGCGACAAGTTCGAGCTGAACTTCCCGCTGCTGGCCGACCCCGAACACGCGGTGGCCGAAAAGTACGGTGCCTGGCGCGAAAAGAACATGTACGGCAAGAAGTCGATGGGCATCCAACGCTCGACGTTCTTGATCGATGCCGAGGGCAAGGTCGCCAAGGTATGGAAAAAAGTCAGCGTCGACGGCCACGACGAGGAAGTCATCGCGGCGCTCAAGGAATTGTCGGCCGACTAG
- the rsfS gene encoding ribosome silencing factor, producing the protein MKLALAAARVAVENRGRDAVVLDLRSQTSLFDFFVIVTGTSGRQLHAMSEEIDRVLSEEFGQRRLSLEGYQSGGWILMDYGDVVVHLFEGETRSYYDLEQLWAGASRVPLPAEITAAGTA; encoded by the coding sequence ATGAAGCTGGCCCTCGCCGCAGCCCGTGTGGCCGTGGAAAACCGTGGCCGTGACGCCGTGGTGCTCGACCTGCGATCTCAGACGTCGCTGTTCGACTTTTTCGTGATTGTGACCGGGACCAGCGGTCGCCAATTGCACGCGATGAGCGAAGAAATCGACCGCGTGCTGTCCGAGGAGTTCGGCCAGCGGCGATTGAGCCTCGAGGGCTATCAATCGGGCGGTTGGATTCTGATGGATTACGGCGACGTCGTCGTGCACCTGTTCGAGGGTGAAACGCGCAGCTACTACGATCTCGAGCAGCTCTGGGCCGGCGCCTCGCGCGTGCCGCTGCCGGCCGAGATCACCGCCGCAGGTACCGCGTAG
- the rplM gene encoding 50S ribosomal protein L13, producing MKTKTYMAKPADVKPNWYVVDATDRVVGRLASDIAMVLMGKHRPTYTPHVDTGDFVIVTNAEKVAFSGKKWDQKRYTWYTYYPGLRSESAGHRLARRPELILQEAVRRMLPKNKLARKMLTKLKIYAGGEHPHQAQNPQPVELGNKQRRTQRI from the coding sequence ATGAAAACCAAGACTTATATGGCCAAGCCCGCCGACGTGAAGCCGAATTGGTACGTCGTCGATGCGACCGACCGGGTCGTGGGCCGGCTGGCCTCGGACATTGCCATGGTGCTGATGGGCAAGCACCGTCCCACTTATACGCCCCATGTCGACACCGGCGATTTCGTCATCGTGACGAACGCCGAGAAGGTCGCGTTTTCCGGCAAGAAGTGGGACCAGAAGCGCTACACCTGGTACACGTACTATCCGGGTCTGCGCAGCGAATCGGCGGGCCATCGCCTGGCCAGGCGTCCGGAATTGATTCTCCAAGAGGCCGTCCGACGGATGCTGCCCAAGAACAAGCTAGCCCGCAAGATGCTCACCAAGCTGAAGATCTATGCCGGCGGCGAGCACCCGCACCAGGCCCAAAATCCGCAGCCGGTCGAGTTGGGGAACAAGCAGCGGCGCACGCAGCGTATCTGA